In Pseudothermotoga hypogea DSM 11164 = NBRC 106472, the following are encoded in one genomic region:
- the rplL gene encoding 50S ribosomal protein L7/L12: MTVEQIVEAIEKLTVAELAQLVKALEEKFGVSAAAPVAVAAVAAPVAGAAPAAQAAAEEKTEFDVVLKSHGANKINVIKVVREITGLGLKEAKDLVEKAGSPDAIVKSGVPKNEAEEIKKKLEEAGAEVILK; the protein is encoded by the coding sequence ATGACAGTGGAACAGATTGTTGAGGCTATCGAGAAACTGACGGTTGCCGAATTGGCTCAGTTAGTGAAGGCACTCGAAGAAAAATTCGGCGTGAGCGCCGCAGCTCCGGTTGCAGTCGCGGCCGTCGCTGCTCCTGTGGCCGGTGCAGCGCCAGCAGCTCAGGCAGCAGCCGAAGAAAAGACGGAGTTCGATGTTGTCCTGAAGAGCCACGGAGCGAACAAGATCAACGTGATAAAGGTGGTTAGAGAGATCACAGGTCTTGGCCTGAAAGAAGCTAAGGATCTCGTTGAGAAGGCTGGTAGCCCCGATGCTATAGTCAAGAGTGGCGTTCCGAAGAACGAGGCAGAGGAGATCAAGAAGAAACTCGAAGAAGCCGGTGCAGAGGTCATTTTGAAGTAA
- the rplJ gene encoding 50S ribosomal protein L10, producing MLTREKKQQILESFKEVLPKANLLVFVNFFGLDVAAIRELRGRINSKHGEDAKLTVVKNSLLSIALNEIGYQEAHYEKFLKGPTAVFYSLSGDPVDALRTLVNFAKEKRLENFFKGGFIEHQPFNADQVADLANLPTKKELYAMLVGRIQGPIYGLVFALNDVMRKLVYVLSAIEEKKKSENVGGV from the coding sequence TTGCTAACCAGAGAGAAGAAGCAACAGATCTTGGAGAGTTTCAAAGAGGTTTTACCGAAGGCGAACCTGTTGGTGTTCGTGAACTTCTTCGGTTTGGACGTCGCAGCAATCAGGGAACTGCGTGGAAGAATAAATTCGAAGCACGGGGAAGATGCAAAACTGACCGTGGTCAAGAACAGTCTCCTTTCTATAGCACTGAATGAAATCGGTTATCAGGAAGCTCACTACGAAAAGTTTCTGAAAGGTCCGACGGCTGTTTTCTACAGCCTCTCTGGTGATCCAGTGGATGCACTGAGGACCCTGGTGAATTTCGCCAAGGAGAAAAGGCTTGAAAACTTCTTCAAAGGCGGCTTCATCGAACATCAGCCGTTCAATGCTGACCAAGTAGCGGATCTTGCCAACCTGCCAACCAAGAAGGAACTATACGCGATGCTGGTTGGAAGGATACAGGGTCCGATATATGGTCTGGTGTTCGCTTTGAACGATGTTATGAGAAAACTTGTGTACGTGTTGAGTGCAATTGAAGAGAAGAAGAAATCTGAGAATGTCGGAGGTGTTTGA